A window of the Pseudomonas sp. B21_DOA genome harbors these coding sequences:
- a CDS encoding sulfite exporter TauE/SafE family protein has protein sequence MHTLTDFYQTLGLVLSLLVIATFMLAGTVKGVIGLGLPTVAMGLLGLAMAPSQAAALLIIPATLTNLWQLCFGGHLKSLLKRLWPMLLLIFLGTGIGTLWIGMAGGHWVVRGLGAALLLYALSGLFLPSLHVNPRHERWLGPLCGLITGVITSATGVFVIPAVPYLQALGLSRDELVQALGLSFTVSTLALALGLLWHGALGGGELSASLLALIPAMLGMWLGQWLRQRISAVLFKRVFFIGLGALGAHLLISG, from the coding sequence ATGCACACACTTACCGACTTCTACCAAACCCTCGGCCTGGTCCTGTCTTTACTGGTCATCGCTACCTTCATGCTCGCCGGCACGGTCAAAGGCGTGATCGGTCTCGGCCTGCCCACCGTTGCGATGGGCCTGCTCGGTCTGGCTATGGCGCCGTCGCAGGCTGCCGCGTTGTTGATTATTCCGGCGACCCTTACCAACCTCTGGCAGCTGTGCTTCGGCGGCCATCTGAAAAGCTTGCTCAAACGCCTCTGGCCCATGCTGCTGCTGATCTTCCTCGGCACCGGCATCGGCACCCTGTGGATCGGCATGGCCGGCGGCCATTGGGTGGTGCGCGGACTTGGCGCGGCGCTGCTGCTGTACGCATTGAGCGGACTGTTTCTGCCGAGTTTGCACGTCAACCCGCGTCATGAACGCTGGCTCGGCCCGCTGTGTGGGCTGATCACCGGCGTCATCACCTCCGCCACCGGCGTCTTCGTGATTCCAGCGGTGCCGTATCTGCAAGCGCTGGGGCTGAGCCGCGATGAACTGGTGCAGGCACTCGGCCTGTCCTTCACGGTTTCGACCCTGGCGCTGGCGCTCGGGCTGCTCTGGCACGGCGCACTCGGCGGTGGCGAATTGAGCGCCTCGCTGCTGGCGCTGATCCCGGCCATGCTCGGCATGTGGCTTGGCCAATGGTTGCGTCAGCGCATCAGTGCGGTGCTGTTCAAGCGCGTGTTCTTTATCGGACTGGGCGCGCTCGGCGCCCATTTGCTGATCAGCGGCTAG
- a CDS encoding antibiotic biosynthesis monooxygenase, with amino-acid sequence MSERQGFILHAKTRPEKAAEFEALFRAYVEPSRAEPGCIEYHMLRDKEDPTLFIFYEIWASQAHLDEHSALPHMKAFFARRMDYLERDFDIRAIDMLSESSASR; translated from the coding sequence ATGAGTGAACGCCAGGGTTTCATCCTGCACGCCAAAACCCGCCCGGAAAAAGCCGCCGAGTTCGAAGCGCTGTTCCGCGCTTACGTCGAGCCGAGCCGCGCCGAACCGGGTTGCATCGAGTACCACATGCTGCGCGACAAGGAGGATCCGACGCTGTTTATCTTCTACGAAATCTGGGCAAGCCAGGCGCATCTGGATGAGCACTCGGCATTGCCGCACATGAAAGCGTTTTTCGCTAGGCGCATGGACTATCTGGAGCGCGATTTCGATATCCGCGCGATCGACATGCTCAGCGAATCGTCGGCTAGCCGCTGA